A section of the Malania oleifera isolate guangnan ecotype guangnan chromosome 2, ASM2987363v1, whole genome shotgun sequence genome encodes:
- the LOC131148263 gene encoding transcription factor JUNGBRUNNEN 1-like, producing MSAAGHVDNSKTEEAMLPGFRFHPTDEELVGFYLRRKVEKKPLSIELIKQVDIYKYDPWDLPKVSSVGEKEMYFFCIRGRKYRNSIRPNRVTGSGFWKATGIDKPIYAVGRQPNDCIGLKKSLVYYRGSAGKGTKTDWMMHEFRLPPTAAPHTNDDSFHPHPHPHAHPKTIAQEAEVWTLCRIFKRDASYKKYLPECRQASTKQKPTESSSKTCSLESDNNDHQCLRQVELGDNSINSSVVQQQINRSEKQAVAIHEQHGQFLMGGQGQGQPQHSSSSSSRDYDQAPPHPPPVVFAAAAGSQSGAYAWSTTTTISNEVEFFRSGNWDELRSVVDLAIDPSHVYHCR from the exons ATGAGTGCTGCTGGTCATGTGGATAACAGTAAAACTGAAGAAGCTATGCTGCCGGGGTTTCGGTTTCATCCGACCGATGAAGAGCTTGTTGGGTTTTATCTGCGGCGAAAGGTAGAGAAGAAACCCCTCAGTATTGAACTCATCAAACAGGTTGACATCTACAAGTATGATCCATGGGATCTACCAA AAGTGAGTAGCGTAGGGGAGAAGGAGATGTACTTCTTCTGCATAAGAGGGAGAAAGTACAGGAACAGCATAAGGCCCAACAGGGTGACGGGGTCTGGTTTCTGGAAAGCCACGGGCATCGACAAGCCCATTTACGCAGTGGGGCGCCAACCCAACGACTGCATTGGGCTGAAGAAGTCATTGGTTTACTACCGGGGCAGTGCTGGTAAAGGCACCAAAACTGATTGGATGATGCATGAGTTTCGCCTTCCCCCCACCGCCGCCCCCCACACTAACGACGACTCATTCCACCCTCATCCTCATCCTCATGCCCATCCCAAGACCATTGCTCAAGAAGCT GAGGTTTGGACACTCTGCAGAATTTTCAAGCGAGATGCATCCTATAAAAAGTACTTACCAGAGTGCAGACAAGCCTCCACGAAGCAAAAACCCACAGAATCAAGTTCCAAAACATGCAGCCTGGAATCTGATAACAATGATCATCAGTGCTTGAGGCAGGTGGAGCTGGGTGATAATTCTATTAATTCATCAGTGGTTCAGCAGCAGATCAACAGATCAGAGAAGCAGGCAGTGGCGATTCATGAGCAGCACGGCCAGTTTTTGATGGGCGGGCAGGGGCAGGGGCAGCCGCAGCACAGCTCCAGCTCCAGCTCCAGAGATTATGATCAAGCTCCCCCTCATCCTCCTCCAGTAGTATTTGCAGCAGCAGCAGGATCTCAGTCGGGTGCATATGCATGgagtactactactactatttccAACGAGGTTGAGTTCTTCAGAAGTGGGAACTGGGATGAGCTAAGATCTGTAGTGGATTTAGCCATTGATCCATCGCATGTCTACCACTGTAGATAG